The Maridesulfovibrio salexigens DSM 2638 region ATACACCCGCACCGAGTTCAGCAACTTAGGCGTTACCCGAATCAATGTCAAGTCCTGAATGAGTGTTTGAAAGTGGGAAGCGGGAAGAGTTACTGGGACTTGCCCGGTTGCAGGTCTGTTGATGAGTATCATTATATTATAGTACTCGCAACCCGTTACCCTTTGACTTTAGCTTACCATGCAGGTAGATTTGACTTACCGTATAAAGGATATATTATTTTATTATAGGAACAGAATATTAACACAGGATAAAAAAATGCCGGTACTTACTGATAATATCGTTGCAGGGCCCGCAGGGCACGTGCAGGCAGCCCCGGCTGCTACTTTTAGTGCCGGTCCGGCAGGTTCTACCGTTCCCGGACCCGCAGGGCATGTGATCATAACCCCGGCTACGCAAGGTGTGCGCAGTCTTGATGCTACCATAGCTTTTGAGGCTGAAGATGCTACCATTGGTTACCAGAGTCCTGAAGTCACACAGGGAGTTGTTCCTGAAGTGACGGTTGGAGTGGTGGTTCATCTTTCTACCTGATAGTTAATCCGACTGATTGAATCTGTCCCGGTCAAGTGTATGCTTGGCCGGGATTTTTTTGTCTCCATGTCTTTTGGCCTGCACTTTGCAATAACTGGTGCAGCAACTAATGCGGAGTAAATCCTCTTTCAGGAGAAAAAGACATGCGATCCAGTATTTTCAGTGCCCTATTCGGGGCCATGTCCAACGAACACAGGATTGATATCAGCGCCAATAATTTGGCGAACGTCAATACTACCGGTTTTAAACGTGACAACTGCGCTTTTCAGGACACGTTTATCAGGTTTGCCCATGACTATGTGGCTGATGCCAAGCCATACCTCAGGGATAAAGACCAGCTTCCGGAAGCAAAAATTATGGCCCGTCCAAGACTTTCCGAAGAAGTGATCGACATGTCTCAGGGATCTTTCCAAAAAACCGGCAATCCCCTTGATCTAGCTATTCGCGGGGACGGTTTCTTCAAGGTTCAAAAGAACGGCGAAACTTTTCTTACCCGAAACGGTGTTTTTACCCTTTCATCTGAAGGAACCCTTGTCACTGAGCAGGGATATCCGGTCATGGCTAACGGCGGGGAGGTCAATCTACCACCGCGTTCCAGAGTAGCTGTCGATGGCGAAGGCGTGATCTTCGCGGACGGGCAGGAAGTCGGCAGGCTCGATTTTGTTCAGCCTGCGGATTATCGCGCCCTCAAAAAGGAAGGTGAAAACCTTTTTTCAAACGAAGGTGGAGAAGTTCCCGCAGAAGGTGAAGTTGCTCAAGGATACATTGAAAAATCAAATGTAGAAGTCGTGAATGAAATGGTTGCGATGATTGAATGTCAGCGCAGCTTTGAAATGTATCAGAAAATGATCACTACCACTGACCAGCTTGACCAGAAGGTCATTCAGCAGGTTGGCCGGGCAATGATGTAATAAATTAAAACAGGGGGATAAAATTATGATGCGTTCACTCTGGACAGCGGCCACAGGTATGGTTGCCCAGCAGACTCACATCGATGTTCTTTCCAACAACCTTGCCAACGTGAACACTCAGGGGTTCAAAAAAAGCAGGGTGGAATTTGAAGACCTCATGTACCAGACCATGCGAATCGCAGGTTCTGAGACCGAAGGCGGTAACAGACTGCCCACAGGTATGCAGATCGGTATGGGTGTAAAAGAGGTCAGCATCCACAAATTCTTTAGTCAGGGGTCTTTTGAAAGTACCGGTAACCCTCTCGATATCGCCATCGAAGGTAATGGTTTCTTTCTTGTAGATCGCAATGGCGAAGACGCTTACACACGTTCCGGTGCTTTTAAGCTCGACAGTGATGGACGTCTGGTCACCTCTAACGGTTATCCGCTTCAGCCTGAATTTACTGTGCCTGCCGAGGCTGTGAATGTGGTTGTTTCTGAAGACGGTCACATCGCCGCACTTGATAAGAACGGTACTGAACTTTCCAGTGCCGACATCACAATTTACGACTTTATCAACGAAGCCGGCTTGAATGCTGTAGGTAAAAACCTTTACGTGGAAACTGAAGCTTCCGGTGCAGCCATTCAGGGTACTCCGGGTGAAGATAACTTCGGTACTCTTGCTCAGGGGTATCTTGAAGGTTCCAACGTGGAGCTGGTTGATGAAATGGTAGGACTTATTGTCGGTCAGAGGGCTTACGAGACTAACTCCAAAGCCATCACTACTTCCGACTCCATGCTTCAGACCGCAATTAACGTTAAACGATAGTAACTAACTGACAGGACGGGTTTTATTATGACTAAGGCAGGTTTTATCAACATGTTTCGCAAGGGTGCATTGATGCTTCTGATTGCTGTGCTGTTGGCTTCTTTTGCGGCCGACCCGGCAACAGCCTCAAAGGAAAACACCGACTGGCGGATCAAGATCAAGTCTGCCGCTGTGGTTAATGGTCCACGGGTTACTCTCGGTGATATTGCCGATTTTTATGGTGATCTTCCTGCGCAGACCAAAGCTGACCTTTCCGCAGTGGAGCTTTGGAATGCCCCGGCCCGTAGTCGTAAGCCTGTCAGGGTGAACCGAAATAAGTTGCGGGTTATTTTGCAGCATTATCTTGGTGAGCTGGTACGTAATTGCATCATCCCGTCTACTCTGACCATGCAATCGGGCGGCAAAGTGATGTCGCAGGAGCAATTGCAGAGGGCAGTTGTCAAAGTCTTGACCCCACAGGCAGAAGCCATGAACGGCGATTACAAGTTCAGGGATTTCAAGTTACCCCCCTATCTGTTTTTTAAAGATTCCATGGATAGTTTGAGGGTCCATATCCCCCGGGCCCTTGAACCGGGAAGCAATAGTTTCAGAATGGAAGTGGTCAGCGTGGACGGAAAAGTTATACGCAGATTGGCCGGCTCCCTGTTTGTAGATCTTTGGAAACCTGTTCCCTGCCCCGTTCGCCCCATTAACCGCAAGGAATTGGTTACACCTGATCTGATCACCTGGAAGAGCAAGAATATGGCGCACTTGGGTAATCAGGTATGGGATGGTAAAGGCGGGCCGTGGCGGGTTAAGGTTCCAGTGGGAACCGGACAGCCGATCATGCGTTCGTCCATTGAACCGGCTCCGGTTATTGCCAGAGGTGACAAGGTTACCCTGATGTTCAGAGGTAAGAATTTGAAGCTCACCGTCCCTGTGGAGGCTCTTGAGGATGCCGGGGTTGGTCAGAATATCACGGTACGTAATTTGCAAAGTAAGCGTAAGGTTGTAGCGACCGTCGTCAACGCCCAAACCGTTCAGGTTAAGTAATTAAGCGGAGGAATGAATAAAATGAAAAAAACAACACTGGCAACTATGCTTCTTTTAGCCATTTGTGCCGGGTGCTCACCTGTTAAGCAGGCTCCGACACCCATGCCGGTTATGACTCCGCCCGCTCAATACGAACCCGAACCTATGAATAACCCCGGTTCATTGTTTGCTGCCTCTGATTCTGAATATCTTTTTGACGATAACAGAGCCAGACGAATCGGTGATATCGTGGTTGTCACAGTTTCTGAAACAAGTAAGGGTAAGCATACTTCAGATTCAAAGGCAGAGAAGAAAAATGATACCAGCCTTGCCGTTACAAATTTCAGTGCCGGTCTTGCTACAGCAGTCGATCCCTTTAATATGAAAGGTGGTGCCGGTGATACTCCGCTGATCGGTTCTGCTACCTCAAATAAATTTTCAAGCACCGGTGAGACCAAGAACGAGTCAACTCTCACCGCTTCTGTTGCATGCAGGGTAGTCCGGATTCTTCCGGGCAATGTCATGCAGGTGGAAGGTGCGCGTCAGGTACGTATCAATGATGAAACTCAGGTTCTGGTCGTGCGCGGGCTGCTTCGCCACCGCGACATAGGACCCAGTAATACCGTGGCATCCAACTATCTGGCCGATGCCCATATCGAAGTCTATGGCCGGGGCATTCTTGCTGACAAGCAGAGACCCGGATGGCTTTCCAGAATTCTTGATAATGTATGGCCCTTCTAATCTCAGGGCATAGTTAATAAGGTTTTATAAGAGTTACAGTGATCAATGGAGGGAAGGATGAAATTCACTAACAGGATGAACAGAATGACAGCAGGGCTTGCGGCAGCCGTATTGCTCCTGTTCATCGTACTCATGAGTGCCCAGTCTGCTGAAGCGGTCAGGTTGAAGGATATTTCATCCTTCAGCGGCGTTCGTGACAACGATCTGGTCGGTTACGGTCTGGTTGTAGGTCTCTCGGGAACGGGTGACGGAACCAACTCCGCATTCACAATCACCTCCATGATCAACATGCTGGAAAAAATGGGTGTTCAGGTTGACCGTGCTTCGATCAAGCCTAAGAACGTTGCCGCAGTTATGGTTACCGCCAAGATGCCTGTTTCCGCTAAGCCCGGTGCACCGCTGGATGTTACTGTTTCGTCTATCGGGGACAGTAAATCTCTCTTTGGCGGCGTGCTTTTGATGACTCCGCTTAAAGGTATCGATGGTAAGGTTTATGCCCTTGCTCAGGGTGCTTTGACTGTCGGCGGTTTTTCAGCAAGCGGTGAAGCTGCCACAGCGTCCAAGAACGTTGTTACCGTGGCCCGCATTCCTTCCGGGGCCACAATTGAACGTTCCGTGCCTTTTGACTTCAATCGTCAGCAGAAGATTACCATTAACCTCGGTGTTTCCGATTTTGGCACCACCATGCAGGTAGTGAAGAGGATTAATGGTGTGGTCGGCGGTTCTTATGCCAGCGCTGTTGATGCTTCTACTGTAGATCTTGCTATTCCCGAACATTTCCGGGGCAATATGGTTCCGCTCATGGCAGCGCTTGAAAACCTTGAAATTGCGCCCGATACCAAGGCCAAGGTCGTGGTTGACGAAAAGACCGGAACAGTTGTTCTTGGACGTAATGTCCGCCTGACCAAGGTCGCCATCGCTCACGGTAACCTGCAGGTTGTTATTGCTGAAGGTGCAGACGTAAGTCAGCCCGGTCCTTTTGCTCCTGAGGGTGCTGAGACTGTGACAACGCCTGAGACTGAGCTTGCGGTTGAGGAAGACAACAACAGGCTGATGCTTGTTGAGGGTGCGACTCTGCAAGAACTGGTTGACGGTTTGAATGCCATCGGCGCAACCCCGCGTGACCTTATCTCCATCCTGAGAACGATGAAGGTTGCCGGAGCCCTGCATGCAGAGCTTGAGGTTATCTAAACTGTAATAATTCAGTTGATCGAAATAGATTCTTGAAAAGCCCGGCAGGTTACTGCCGGGCTTTTTTATTAACCGGCGTGGGGATTGGCTTTTTAATGGTAAAACGTTTGTACTGGTTGGGCCAGAGGTTACATATCTTAGTAATAATAAAAAGTGTGCTATCAAGAATTCCTTTTTTATAAAACGTTTGTTCGGAGCATAGAACACATGAAAAAAAAGAATTTTTTATCCAGATACTTAGCAGTAAAGTATATAGGATGCGTACTGCTGGTAATTACGCTTTTTTCTTCAGGATTCGGTTTTTATCTACATCGTAATCTGGTTCAGGAGGAGCTGGAAACTGATAGGGCTGAGAGTACGGCTACACTGAATACTCTTTCAATGGCTCTTACTGATTGGATTCAGAGTCAGGTTAGTCTTGCCAAGCTGATCGCCAACACCCAGTCTGTTGTACAAGCCTGTTCCTACCCTGAAAATGAAGATATTGTATCTGAGGCACAAAGGTTTTTGCAAACTATCCATGATCGTTATGGATTTTATGAAAATATACCTCTGGCTCTGCATAAGGCTGATGATTCTCTGCTGGAGATTGAGGTTAATGGACAGCCGCGCAGGATTTCGGACGGTCAATTTTTTGTAGATACGGTAGATGGAAAGACCATCGGCAAGTGCAGTCCTCAGATGAGTTTTATCAAGGCCTCACGCGAAGGTAAGGATTACTTTATCAGTCAGGTTTACCCCAGCCTGCTTCGCGGTAATCCCATCTTTGTAATTGCAGCGCCTGTTTACAATAGGGGAAAACATGTCGGGACAGTTATTCTTGCCCCCCAGATGAACTATTTTACCGATATGTTCATTAAAAAGATTCGTATGGGTGAAAGAGGAAGAGTCTTTTTCAGTGATGACCGCAATATGTTTATTGCACACCCTGATCCGGATCTGATCCTGAAAAAAGAATTAGGGGATCATACGCAATATCTTCAGAACATAACTGATGGAAAAGAAGACTTCTTTTCTACAGCAGGAACAGGGGAAGATTTTCGCTATCTTTCCATGCATGTTGATATCCCATCCCAAAATATATTGCATGAATGGTTTTTGACTGTTGCACAGCCAAGGGCTGAAATAGAAGCCGGAGCTAATGGGATTCTCCAAAAACTTTATTGGTCCGGTGCCTTGTTGATCTTTATGATCGGGCTGGTCTTATTCGGCTTAAACCGCTGGCTGGTTACTTGTCCGCTGGCGAGGGTTGTGTCTTACGCAAAGAGTATTGAACAGGGTGATTTTAACGCCGAGCTCTCTTTGGAGCGTTCCGATGAATTCGGCGTGCTTGCGGACAGCCTTAGAAATATGACTGTTACTATCCTTGGCCAATTACAGACTGAGATGGATTTATTCAAAGGTATCCTTGCAGGGATTCAGAATCCCTTTGCCGTGGTTGACCCGCAGATGCGTTTGATTAATTGCAGTGACAGTATGATCAGGACAACCGGAAGAATTGGCAAGTCTGATGATTTTCAGGGCTGGAATATCTCAAAGTTCTTTTTTAATGATGCCAATCGTCCTGTTCTTTTGAGCGAAGTGTTCAAAGATGGGAAAGCCAGAAACAAAGTGCCGTTTGCGTATACAAATCCCAACGGTAAATCCTTTGAGATGCTGATTGATGTCGTCCTTGTGCGTAGTGATAAGGGCGAAGTGCTGGGAGGAATTACTTTCTGGAATGATATCACTGAACTCAAATCCCAGCAAAAGGCCATCGAAGAGCAGAAGGACCGGATCGAACAGGCTGCAGTAGAGGCGGAGCAGTTATCCGGTACAACTTCAAAGTCTTTGCAGTCACTTATAAGTGATGTTGCCGATTCTAGTAAAATGACTTCCGAACAGGAAGCGTGTCTGCTGGAAACTGTAACTGCTATTGATGAACTCAGTTCGACCATTCAGGAAGTCGCCCAGAATGCCTCTCTGACCGCTCAAAATGCTGAAGGAACTAAGGAGCAGGCTGTCAATGGAGTGCATGTTGCTGAGGAAACAATATCTTCTATTCATTCCGTAAGAGAGCTTGTTTCTTCCACCCAAGAGGATTTGAAAACTTTGGGTCATCAAGCAGATGCGATCGGTGATGTAATGAAGATCATTAATGACATTGCAGACCAGACCAACCTGCTGGCATTGAATGCAGCTATCGAGGCTGCCCGTGCGGGAGAAGCTGGACGCGGATTCTCAGTTGTGGCGGATGAAGTTCGCAAATTGGCTGAAAAAACAATTGATGCCACCGGCGAGGTGGAAGGGGCTATCGGAGCTATCCAAAGTAATTCTCGCCAATGTTTTCGATCAATCTCCAATGTGGAAGCTGAAGTGACCACAAGTGTGGAAAATGTTCAGAAAACGGATGTAGCTTTCAAGAAGATTGCTGAGCTGGCTGAGGTTACCAGTGACATGATCACCGGCATAGCAACAGCCACAGATCAACAGTCGGCTGCAACCGAGCAGATTGCTAAAACGGCAGGTGAGGTAAGGTTTATGGCCGAAGAAACCAATGCGGTCATGACGCGATCGGATGGCAGCGTACGGCAACTGCAAAAAGCCTTTAAACAACTAAACGACATAATAATTTCCATGCATTAATCCAAGGGCCGCTTTCTTAAATGAGAGCGGCCCTTTTCATATGGAGAAGATTTCCGGCTAGTCAAAGTGCTGACTTTATGGGTGATAATAAAAGAAAAATTGATGTTTCATGTCTTTTTTGAAGTCTTAAGCTTATTAATCTCAGTGACTTATGTGTGACGGTATGCAATTTGCTTCTTAGGTTTCAAAGTGGTCTCAGGCGCATTTATGCCCGAGTCCGTGCATGAACTGGAGGAAGTAAAGAATGATAGACAGCACAATGAACACAGCTACCGCGCAAGCCAATGCTGAAAGCAAAGAATTGCAGGGCTTCAAGCGTAAACTTACCAGTCTGAATGACCGTCTTTCCGGTGGAAAGGATCAGGAAGCGGCTTTGCGGGATGCCTGCAAGAAGTTCGAAGCGGTCTTCATGGGTAAGATCTGGCAGCAGATGCGTAAGAACGTTCCTAAAGGCGGCTATCTGACCAACAGGTATGAGCAGCAGTACACTTCCATGTTTGATAAGGATTTTTCCGAAAAACTGGCAGAGGGCGGTGGTATCGGACTGGGGGATATGCTTTATGATCAGTTGCGCGCCAAACTCGAAAATGCCAGCAAATCAACCCTGCCGGGAACTGGAAACTCAACAGCCTTAAAGACCCTTGATGAAGTAGGGCGTAAGGGTTCAGTTCATGGAACCCGTCTGGCATCAATTAATAAGGGGGAAAATGACGGGCTGCCTGGAATTCCTTTGCCTAAGCCCGGTATTCCTCTCGAAGATGATGATTTCAGCATGGGCCAACGCGTAGAGCGTCAGATTGCCCGTGAGAATTCTTCAAATTCAGCTGCGCCGAGTCCCATGAGCCGGACAGAAGCTATGGCTAAGATTGAAGAACTGGCCCGGAAGATTGAGCAGGAACATGACACAAAAGTTTATGTGCAGGGTGTGACTGCTGAAGAAATTGGCAAGAAACTTGCTGGTATATAAGCAAGGTTTTGTTAAGAAATCTTAGATAAAGATAAAAAACATTAAATATCAGGTTATTAAGTAGGGAGGAGAGGGAAATGATAAAACTTATACAGGCAAATCTTGACAGACAGTCAAAGGCAGTCTTGTTGCTCTCCATGCTTCTTCAGGAAGAATTTTCCCTGCTTATGAACAAAGACCCGCACGGAGTCACCGGAGTCGAACTGGTAATTCAGGAGCTTATGAGACAGATTT contains the following coding sequences:
- the flgF gene encoding flagellar basal-body rod protein FlgF gives rise to the protein MRSSIFSALFGAMSNEHRIDISANNLANVNTTGFKRDNCAFQDTFIRFAHDYVADAKPYLRDKDQLPEAKIMARPRLSEEVIDMSQGSFQKTGNPLDLAIRGDGFFKVQKNGETFLTRNGVFTLSSEGTLVTEQGYPVMANGGEVNLPPRSRVAVDGEGVIFADGQEVGRLDFVQPADYRALKKEGENLFSNEGGEVPAEGEVAQGYIEKSNVEVVNEMVAMIECQRSFEMYQKMITTTDQLDQKVIQQVGRAMM
- the flgG gene encoding flagellar basal-body rod protein FlgG, whose translation is MMRSLWTAATGMVAQQTHIDVLSNNLANVNTQGFKKSRVEFEDLMYQTMRIAGSETEGGNRLPTGMQIGMGVKEVSIHKFFSQGSFESTGNPLDIAIEGNGFFLVDRNGEDAYTRSGAFKLDSDGRLVTSNGYPLQPEFTVPAEAVNVVVSEDGHIAALDKNGTELSSADITIYDFINEAGLNAVGKNLYVETEASGAAIQGTPGEDNFGTLAQGYLEGSNVELVDEMVGLIVGQRAYETNSKAITTSDSMLQTAINVKR
- the flgA gene encoding flagellar basal body P-ring formation chaperone FlgA, with amino-acid sequence MTKAGFINMFRKGALMLLIAVLLASFAADPATASKENTDWRIKIKSAAVVNGPRVTLGDIADFYGDLPAQTKADLSAVELWNAPARSRKPVRVNRNKLRVILQHYLGELVRNCIIPSTLTMQSGGKVMSQEQLQRAVVKVLTPQAEAMNGDYKFRDFKLPPYLFFKDSMDSLRVHIPRALEPGSNSFRMEVVSVDGKVIRRLAGSLFVDLWKPVPCPVRPINRKELVTPDLITWKSKNMAHLGNQVWDGKGGPWRVKVPVGTGQPIMRSSIEPAPVIARGDKVTLMFRGKNLKLTVPVEALEDAGVGQNITVRNLQSKRKVVATVVNAQTVQVK
- a CDS encoding flagellar basal body L-ring protein FlgH, with the translated sequence MKKTTLATMLLLAICAGCSPVKQAPTPMPVMTPPAQYEPEPMNNPGSLFAASDSEYLFDDNRARRIGDIVVVTVSETSKGKHTSDSKAEKKNDTSLAVTNFSAGLATAVDPFNMKGGAGDTPLIGSATSNKFSSTGETKNESTLTASVACRVVRILPGNVMQVEGARQVRINDETQVLVVRGLLRHRDIGPSNTVASNYLADAHIEVYGRGILADKQRPGWLSRILDNVWPF
- a CDS encoding flagellar basal body P-ring protein FlgI: MKFTNRMNRMTAGLAAAVLLLFIVLMSAQSAEAVRLKDISSFSGVRDNDLVGYGLVVGLSGTGDGTNSAFTITSMINMLEKMGVQVDRASIKPKNVAAVMVTAKMPVSAKPGAPLDVTVSSIGDSKSLFGGVLLMTPLKGIDGKVYALAQGALTVGGFSASGEAATASKNVVTVARIPSGATIERSVPFDFNRQQKITINLGVSDFGTTMQVVKRINGVVGGSYASAVDASTVDLAIPEHFRGNMVPLMAALENLEIAPDTKAKVVVDEKTGTVVLGRNVRLTKVAIAHGNLQVVIAEGADVSQPGPFAPEGAETVTTPETELAVEEDNNRLMLVEGATLQELVDGLNAIGATPRDLISILRTMKVAGALHAELEVI
- a CDS encoding methyl-accepting chemotaxis protein, with amino-acid sequence MKKKNFLSRYLAVKYIGCVLLVITLFSSGFGFYLHRNLVQEELETDRAESTATLNTLSMALTDWIQSQVSLAKLIANTQSVVQACSYPENEDIVSEAQRFLQTIHDRYGFYENIPLALHKADDSLLEIEVNGQPRRISDGQFFVDTVDGKTIGKCSPQMSFIKASREGKDYFISQVYPSLLRGNPIFVIAAPVYNRGKHVGTVILAPQMNYFTDMFIKKIRMGERGRVFFSDDRNMFIAHPDPDLILKKELGDHTQYLQNITDGKEDFFSTAGTGEDFRYLSMHVDIPSQNILHEWFLTVAQPRAEIEAGANGILQKLYWSGALLIFMIGLVLFGLNRWLVTCPLARVVSYAKSIEQGDFNAELSLERSDEFGVLADSLRNMTVTILGQLQTEMDLFKGILAGIQNPFAVVDPQMRLINCSDSMIRTTGRIGKSDDFQGWNISKFFFNDANRPVLLSEVFKDGKARNKVPFAYTNPNGKSFEMLIDVVLVRSDKGEVLGGITFWNDITELKSQQKAIEEQKDRIEQAAVEAEQLSGTTSKSLQSLISDVADSSKMTSEQEACLLETVTAIDELSSTIQEVAQNASLTAQNAEGTKEQAVNGVHVAEETISSIHSVRELVSSTQEDLKTLGHQADAIGDVMKIINDIADQTNLLALNAAIEAARAGEAGRGFSVVADEVRKLAEKTIDATGEVEGAIGAIQSNSRQCFRSISNVEAEVTTSVENVQKTDVAFKKIAELAEVTSDMITGIATATDQQSAATEQIAKTAGEVRFMAEETNAVMTRSDGSVRQLQKAFKQLNDIIISMH
- a CDS encoding rod-binding protein, whose protein sequence is MIDSTMNTATAQANAESKELQGFKRKLTSLNDRLSGGKDQEAALRDACKKFEAVFMGKIWQQMRKNVPKGGYLTNRYEQQYTSMFDKDFSEKLAEGGGIGLGDMLYDQLRAKLENASKSTLPGTGNSTALKTLDEVGRKGSVHGTRLASINKGENDGLPGIPLPKPGIPLEDDDFSMGQRVERQIARENSSNSAAPSPMSRTEAMAKIEELARKIEQEHDTKVYVQGVTAEEIGKKLAGI